The DNA window CTTGTAGACTCCATAACAATCTTATGGTTTTTAACTATACTAATAAATTTAGTTATTTGTGATAAATCTTTTTTATCTTTAGTTATTATAAGTTCATAACCATCTTTTATTTCATCAACTTTACTGATAACTTTGAAATCACCTTTTTTGATATCTTTATAGACTGCATAATAAGGAAGAATAACATTTCCAACTCCCTCTCTTACCATACCTTTTATTACCTCTAAATTACCAACTACATTGATTCTAGAAGTAAAACTTATTCCATATTTATCTTCAATCACTTCAATAGCTTTATTATTATTTGGTATTGTATTTCTTGTAATAATTGGATCTTTTTCTATATCTTCAATATTAGGATAAGTTTGTGAACTAATTAAAACATAAGGTCCTTTTTCTATTGATATAATTTCCAAATTAGAATCAGTTATATGTTCACTGTCAATTATTATTACATCCAATTCTCCTTCTTTTAGAAGTTTTAGTAGATGTTCTTTGTTAGAGACAGTTATATTATACTCTATTTCTTCATGAGATGAAGAAAAATCTTTCATAAGAGTAGGAAGTAAAGGCTCAGCAATAATAGAAGATGCTCCTATTGAAATTCTTGCTCTATCCACTTCTATTACTCTTGAAATTTCCTTTTCTGCTCTTTTTACTTTCTCAAAAATATCTTCTGCCATTTTATATAAAGTTTCACCTATATAAGTAAGCTTAATTTT is part of the Fusobacterium nucleatum genome and encodes:
- a CDS encoding LysR family transcriptional regulator codes for the protein MSLGVIILDLHYLEIFYEVAKAKSFTKAAEKLFINQSAVSIQVKKFEDILKVKLFDRSSKKIKLTYIGETLYKMAEDIFEKVKRAEKEISRVIEVDRARISIGASSIIAEPLLPTLMKDFSSSHEEIEYNITVSNKEHLLKLLKEGELDVIIIDSEHITDSNLEIISIEKGPYVLISSQTYPNIEDIEKDPIITRNTIPNNNKAIEVIEDKYGISFTSRINVVGNLEVIKGMVREGVGNVILPYYAVYKDIKKGDFKVISKVDEIKDGYELIITKDKKDLSQITKFISIVKNHKIVMESTRH